One Sphingomonas endolithica DNA segment encodes these proteins:
- a CDS encoding thermonuclease family protein, with protein sequence MIAAAFLCLVTHVHDGDGPLWCANGVKVRVAGIQAPDFESAEPCRKGKAAYVCSDKQAKRSRAIMKRLVVRKTLTCQPVDKSYARIVARCTLPDGRSLSCAAIAAGAATRWDSYWRRYRMGGCA encoded by the coding sequence ATGATCGCCGCCGCCTTCCTCTGCCTCGTGACTCACGTTCACGACGGTGACGGTCCCTTGTGGTGCGCCAACGGCGTGAAGGTCCGCGTCGCCGGCATTCAGGCGCCTGACTTCGAGAGCGCGGAGCCGTGCCGCAAAGGCAAGGCTGCCTATGTCTGCTCAGACAAGCAGGCCAAGCGCAGCCGCGCGATCATGAAACGCCTGGTGGTGCGCAAGACGCTCACCTGCCAGCCGGTCGACAAGTCTTACGCCCGTATCGTCGCGCGCTGCACGCTGCCGGATGGCCGTAGCCTGTCCTGCGCAGCGATCGCTGCCGGGGCTGCGACGCGGTGGGACAGCTACTGGCGGCGGTATCGGATGGGCGGGTGCGCCTAG
- a CDS encoding helix-turn-helix domain-containing protein yields MARAALNWSIDDLAAAASVGRATVTRFENGTAARPETIKAISDAIREAGVTIIATGERSMNGGLGVRLTEG; encoded by the coding sequence ATGGCTCGCGCAGCCTTAAATTGGTCCATCGACGATCTGGCCGCGGCGGCATCGGTAGGACGTGCAACAGTTACTAGGTTCGAGAACGGAACTGCCGCGCGACCGGAAACCATCAAGGCAATCAGTGACGCCATTCGCGAGGCCGGCGTCACCATCATTGCAACCGGAGAACGGTCCATGAACGGCGGCCTTGGGGTCCGTCTAACCGAGGGCTGA
- a CDS encoding HipA family kinase: MIRYADAIRFDRLAERGRNEPLRVTAETDQGDEIEVFLKPSARPEIGIEGMANEIFAACVGSHVGVPVCEPIAVRMSSDWISSVQDPLIRDVLSRSSPVAFGSLAAGSGWRRWTSDERLIGERRGAALSTFVFDAFIENRDRVVSNPNLLIRGDSFRVIDHELCFRIRLCLFPRAEPWRMGYLQNTVSPGATGHVFGALLKADRYVDFTPIRPAWAGLSDDALSDYAACLPTEWVDAASAIDDALTHLRTVRDRIDECLMEIERALA, from the coding sequence ATGATTCGATACGCCGACGCCATCCGCTTCGATCGTCTAGCCGAGCGCGGACGAAACGAACCTCTTCGTGTTACGGCCGAAACCGATCAGGGTGACGAGATCGAGGTCTTCCTAAAACCCTCAGCGCGGCCGGAGATCGGCATTGAGGGAATGGCGAACGAGATTTTCGCAGCCTGTGTCGGCAGCCACGTGGGCGTTCCGGTCTGCGAACCGATCGCTGTCCGTATGTCCTCTGACTGGATAAGCTCCGTCCAAGACCCCTTGATCCGTGACGTCCTGTCTCGAAGCTCGCCGGTCGCTTTCGGCTCGCTGGCGGCTGGCAGTGGTTGGCGCAGGTGGACCAGCGATGAGCGACTGATCGGCGAGCGAAGGGGTGCGGCATTGTCGACTTTCGTATTCGACGCCTTCATCGAAAATAGAGATCGCGTCGTCAGCAATCCGAACCTGCTAATCCGCGGCGATAGCTTCCGCGTTATCGACCACGAACTGTGCTTCAGGATCCGCCTATGTTTATTCCCTCGCGCAGAGCCGTGGCGGATGGGCTACCTGCAAAATACGGTTTCGCCCGGGGCTACTGGGCACGTCTTCGGCGCGCTGTTGAAGGCCGATCGGTATGTCGATTTCACCCCTATCCGACCAGCATGGGCGGGCTTGTCGGATGATGCGCTGAGCGACTATGCGGCCTGTCTGCCCACTGAGTGGGTAGATGCCGCCAGCGCGATCGACGATGCCTTAACGCATTTGCGGACAGTTCGTGATAGGATCGACGAGTGCCTCATGGAGATTGAACGGGCTCTGGCATGA
- a CDS encoding DUF3037 domain-containing protein yields MNSGQTYTYVLLRYRHDPLAGEIANVGVVMHCAGEGFLGAKTRRTIGRLSKMFPDIEKADLVSGLHAIERGISRVRDRDLPGLFAPSRDAAAFARAVLPDDDSSLIWGDMGSGITRDPATTMDKLYARFVAQYDEATRSGRDDAAVWQPVRERLVARNLADRLVPRTIVSPIDRVEFEHTWKNGAWHCYQPLSFDLASADGIREKAARWSGHMTGLSRAAEQIRPNFIVGAPSDPALNADYRRAIDLLRASALDPQVFDETEVDVMIDQIEDKIATHDAV; encoded by the coding sequence ATGAATAGCGGCCAAACATATACATACGTCCTTCTGCGGTATCGGCACGACCCACTTGCTGGTGAGATCGCGAACGTTGGCGTTGTCATGCATTGCGCCGGCGAGGGCTTTCTCGGCGCGAAAACGCGCAGGACGATCGGGCGGCTTTCCAAGATGTTTCCTGACATCGAAAAGGCAGATCTGGTCAGCGGCCTTCATGCGATCGAACGTGGTATCTCCCGCGTCCGGGACCGCGATCTTCCCGGCCTATTCGCGCCGAGCCGTGATGCCGCAGCTTTCGCGCGCGCAGTGCTTCCCGACGATGACTCGAGCCTGATCTGGGGAGATATGGGTTCCGGGATCACTCGCGACCCAGCAACGACGATGGACAAGCTGTATGCCCGGTTCGTTGCTCAGTATGACGAAGCCACTCGTTCCGGCCGCGACGACGCCGCCGTCTGGCAGCCCGTTAGGGAGCGCTTGGTCGCGCGCAATTTAGCAGATCGGTTAGTGCCGCGGACGATCGTATCGCCAATCGACAGGGTCGAGTTTGAGCACACGTGGAAAAATGGGGCATGGCATTGCTACCAACCCCTCTCTTTCGACTTAGCGTCGGCCGACGGGATCCGTGAAAAGGCTGCGCGCTGGTCCGGGCACATGACTGGCCTGTCTCGGGCAGCGGAACAGATCCGGCCCAACTTCATCGTCGGTGCGCCATCGGATCCAGCGCTAAATGCAGATTATCGGCGCGCGATCGACCTCCTGCGCGCGAGCGCACTCGACCCGCAGGTTTTCGACGAAACCGAGGTCGACGTGATGATTGATCAAATCGAGGACAAGATCGCAACCCACGACGCGGTTTGA